In Neorhizobium galegae, the following proteins share a genomic window:
- the rsgA gene encoding ribosome small subunit-dependent GTPase A, which translates to MTGPALPSSLELLGWSDFFAAQVEPNETELLVRRIASVHRARIDAIDISGPVGIELPPNSNTADFAVGDWVLADPLTGMLVRRLDRKTVFQRRAEGGHGQQLAAANVDTLFIVTSCNADFNPGRLERYLIMANQAGTNPVIVLTKADTVEDAGPFEEQARALQRDLPVVVLNARSEDAVSLLEPWCGVGQTVALVGSSGVGKSTLVNTLAGPQSDTMQKTGTIREHDAKGRHTTTARSLHAIAGGGWVIDTPGIRTLYVSDVTDGIDTLFAEITDLAPNCRFRDCTHAHEPGCAVQAAVAKGELSADRLERWRSLLAENRDRTPVLSGPRGNKIVRKKKY; encoded by the coding sequence TTGACCGGCCCCGCCCTGCCCTCATCGCTTGAACTGCTTGGCTGGTCCGATTTCTTTGCGGCTCAGGTCGAGCCGAACGAAACGGAACTCCTGGTCCGGCGTATTGCCTCGGTTCATCGGGCGCGCATCGATGCGATCGACATCAGCGGACCGGTTGGGATCGAACTTCCGCCCAATAGCAATACCGCGGATTTTGCGGTCGGCGACTGGGTTCTTGCCGACCCGCTGACGGGTATGCTCGTGCGCCGTCTCGACCGGAAAACCGTGTTTCAACGGCGCGCGGAAGGCGGGCACGGCCAGCAGCTTGCCGCGGCCAATGTCGATACCCTGTTCATCGTCACCTCCTGCAATGCCGATTTCAACCCCGGACGGCTGGAGCGCTACCTGATCATGGCGAACCAGGCCGGCACCAATCCGGTGATCGTGCTGACCAAGGCCGACACCGTCGAGGACGCCGGCCCGTTCGAAGAGCAGGCCAGGGCGCTGCAGCGCGACCTGCCGGTGGTTGTCCTGAACGCGCGGTCAGAAGACGCGGTTTCTCTCCTGGAGCCATGGTGCGGCGTCGGGCAGACCGTAGCCCTTGTCGGTTCCTCCGGCGTCGGGAAATCGACGCTGGTGAATACCCTGGCCGGACCTCAATCCGACACGATGCAGAAGACCGGAACCATCCGCGAACATGATGCAAAGGGCCGTCACACCACCACGGCACGGTCGCTGCATGCGATTGCCGGCGGCGGCTGGGTGATCGATACGCCGGGTATTCGGACGCTCTATGTCAGCGATGTCACCGACGGCATCGATACGCTATTTGCCGAAATCACCGATCTGGCGCCGAATTGCCGGTTTCGCGATTGCACCCACGCGCACGAACCGGGCTGCGCCGTGCAGGCGGCCGTTGCCAAAGGCGAACTTTCCGCCGATCGCCTGGAACGCTGGCGCAGCCTGCTTGCGGAAAACCGCGACAGGACACCGGTGCTAAGCGGTCCACGGGGCAACAAGATCGTCCGCAAGAAGAAATACTGA
- a CDS encoding GFA family protein — MSDTIRTGGCQCGAIRFRLEGEPFDSSVCHCRMCQKAFGAYYAPLVATGEAKLAWTRGELKYFQSSNHVRRGFCGNCGTPMTYEAADGIAISAGSFDDPTLLPPVVQFGVEGKLPFVDRLSELPARHTMDDIDTAPFLADIVSYQHPDHDTETWPPENGPPENQPPENKR; from the coding sequence ATGAGCGATACCATCCGAACCGGCGGCTGCCAGTGCGGCGCGATCCGCTTCCGGCTTGAAGGCGAGCCGTTCGATTCCTCGGTCTGCCATTGCCGAATGTGCCAGAAGGCCTTCGGCGCCTATTACGCGCCGCTGGTGGCGACCGGCGAGGCGAAGCTCGCCTGGACCCGCGGCGAACTGAAATATTTCCAGTCGTCGAACCACGTCCGGCGCGGCTTCTGCGGGAACTGCGGCACGCCGATGACCTACGAGGCGGCGGACGGGATCGCGATCTCCGCCGGCAGCTTCGACGACCCGACCCTGCTGCCGCCGGTCGTGCAGTTCGGCGTCGAGGGCAAACTTCCCTTCGTCGACCGGCTGTCCGAATTGCCGGCGCGCCACACGATGGACGATATCGACACCGCTCCCTTCCTGGCCGATATCGTCTCCTACCAGCATCCCGACCACGACACCGAAACCTGGCCGCCAGAGAACGGTCCGCCAGAAAACCAGCCACCGGAGAACAAGCGATGA
- a CDS encoding GFA family protein, whose product MSETLRTGGCQCGAVRFRIHGELGRASICHCRMCQKAFGGFFGPLVTAPKDGVEWTRGEPKYFQSSVNIDRGFCEDCGTPLTYRYPGGLELAIGAFDDRGDLAPKIQVNYASHIPWVTTIFDQPVRDSGEDAVKQEQIISFQHPDHDTENWPAKGLHL is encoded by the coding sequence ATGAGCGAAACCCTTAGAACAGGCGGCTGCCAGTGCGGCGCCGTGCGCTTCCGGATCCATGGTGAACTCGGCCGCGCCTCGATCTGCCATTGCCGCATGTGCCAGAAAGCCTTCGGCGGGTTTTTCGGGCCGTTGGTGACCGCGCCGAAGGACGGCGTCGAATGGACCCGCGGCGAGCCGAAATATTTCCAGTCCTCGGTGAATATCGACCGCGGCTTCTGCGAGGATTGCGGCACGCCCCTCACCTACCGCTATCCCGGCGGGCTGGAACTGGCGATCGGCGCCTTCGACGACCGCGGCGACCTCGCCCCGAAAATCCAGGTGAACTATGCCTCGCATATCCCGTGGGTGACGACGATCTTCGACCAGCCGGTGCGCGACAGCGGCGAGGACGCCGTCAAGCAGGAGCAGATCATCTCCTTCCAGCATCCCGATCACGATACCGAAAACTGGCCGGCGAAAGGGCTGCACCTGTGA
- a CDS encoding endonuclease domain-containing protein has product MPHAPIPPQRRANARRMRKALTDAELKLWNELRAHRLMGLSFRRQLPIAGYIVDFACPMHHLIVEVDGSQHGNDHDLRYDTARTERLERDGWTVLRFWNDDVLKDIDNVCLHILKIVGEA; this is encoded by the coding sequence ATGCCACATGCCCCAATCCCGCCGCAGCGTCGCGCCAATGCCCGACGCATGCGCAAAGCACTCACCGATGCGGAGCTGAAACTCTGGAACGAATTGCGCGCCCACCGCCTGATGGGTCTGAGCTTTCGCCGCCAACTGCCGATCGCGGGTTACATCGTGGATTTCGCCTGCCCGATGCATCATCTCATTGTCGAGGTCGATGGGTCCCAGCACGGCAACGACCATGATCTACGCTATGATACCGCCAGGACAGAACGTCTCGAGCGGGATGGCTGGACCGTCCTGCGCTTCTGGAATGACGACGTCCTGAAAGATATCGACAATGTCTGTCTCCATATCCTGAAAATCGTTGGGGAGGCCTGA
- the pip gene encoding prolyl aminopeptidase, which yields MTEVFRTLYPEIEPYQTGTLDVGDGHVLSWERVGTPGAKPAVFLHGGPGGGINPNQRRLFDPDLYDVLLFDQRGCGKSTPHASLDANTTWHLVADIERLRQMVGVEKWQVFGGSWGSTLALAYAETHPERVTELLVRGIYTLTRPELDWYYQFGVSEMFPDKWEAFVAPIPEAERHEMMAAYHRRLTGTDRAEQIRCAKAWSVWEGSTITLLPNPELASDHDDDHFALAFSRIENHFFMNAGWLEDGQLLRDAVKLKGIPGVIVHGRYDMPCPLKYAWQLSKVWKDADFHIIEGAGHAVSEPGITDQLIRATDRFAGKV from the coding sequence GTGACCGAAGTCTTTCGTACCCTCTATCCCGAGATCGAGCCCTACCAGACCGGAACGCTGGATGTCGGCGATGGCCACGTTCTTTCCTGGGAACGGGTCGGCACGCCGGGCGCCAAGCCTGCCGTCTTCCTGCATGGCGGCCCCGGCGGCGGCATCAATCCGAACCAGCGGCGGCTGTTCGATCCCGATCTCTACGACGTGCTGCTGTTCGACCAGCGCGGCTGCGGCAAGTCTACGCCGCATGCGAGCCTGGACGCCAACACGACATGGCATCTGGTCGCCGATATCGAGCGGCTCAGGCAGATGGTCGGCGTCGAAAAATGGCAGGTGTTCGGCGGTTCCTGGGGTTCGACGCTGGCGCTCGCCTATGCGGAAACCCATCCGGAGCGGGTAACCGAACTTCTGGTGCGCGGCATCTATACGCTGACCAGGCCAGAGCTCGACTGGTACTACCAGTTCGGCGTCTCGGAAATGTTCCCGGACAAGTGGGAGGCCTTCGTTGCTCCCATTCCGGAAGCCGAGCGCCACGAGATGATGGCCGCCTATCACCGCCGCCTCACCGGCACCGACAGGGCCGAGCAGATCCGCTGCGCCAAGGCCTGGAGCGTCTGGGAAGGCTCGACCATCACGCTTCTGCCGAACCCCGAACTGGCGTCGGACCACGACGACGACCATTTCGCGCTCGCCTTCTCGCGTATCGAAAACCACTTCTTCATGAATGCCGGCTGGCTGGAAGACGGGCAGCTCCTGCGCGACGCGGTGAAGCTCAAGGGCATTCCGGGTGTCATCGTGCACGGCCGCTACGACATGCCCTGCCCGCTGAAATATGCCTGGCAGCTCTCGAAAGTCTGGAAGGACGCGGATTTCCACATCATCGAGGGTGCGGGGCATGCGGTCTCGGAACCGGGGATTACCGACCAATTGATCCGCGCGACGGACCGGTTTGCGGGGAAGGTTTGA
- a CDS encoding pentapeptide repeat-containing protein, with protein sequence MAEQHPIEVSEQQIGRAEVLGFTAAGNTVVLNGCTLEEVDLSGLDLQRWEFRNCRMTTVNLRAADLEGAKFEGCRGPFANFTGANLAEVEFRNCDFNNAAFLEAKMNDTRFVGCKLTGANLTRIASLGLSFKETILAQARLPALSFRKSRIERVDFGMADLSKCDFRDVVFDGCSLRDTGLVDARFEGADLRGADLGGLKLIDARKFKGATISRQQAGDILAELGLKVQ encoded by the coding sequence ATGGCGGAGCAGCATCCCATCGAGGTTTCCGAACAACAGATCGGACGCGCGGAGGTGCTTGGCTTTACGGCCGCCGGAAACACGGTTGTCCTGAACGGCTGCACGCTGGAGGAAGTGGACCTGTCGGGGCTCGATCTGCAGCGCTGGGAATTCAGAAACTGCAGGATGACGACCGTCAATCTGCGGGCCGCCGACCTGGAAGGGGCGAAGTTCGAGGGGTGCCGCGGCCCGTTCGCCAATTTTACGGGGGCCAATCTCGCGGAGGTGGAGTTCCGGAATTGCGACTTCAACAACGCCGCTTTTTTGGAAGCCAAAATGAACGACACCCGGTTCGTCGGCTGCAAGCTGACCGGTGCCAACCTGACGCGGATCGCCTCGCTCGGCCTGTCGTTCAAGGAGACCATCCTGGCGCAGGCAAGACTTCCCGCACTGTCGTTCCGGAAATCCCGGATCGAGCGGGTCGATTTCGGCATGGCCGATCTGTCGAAATGCGATTTTCGCGACGTCGTGTTCGACGGCTGCAGCCTGCGTGATACAGGACTCGTCGATGCCAGGTTCGAAGGGGCCGATCTGCGCGGCGCGGACCTCGGCGGACTGAAGCTGATCGACGCCAGGAAGTTCAAGGGAGCGACGATCTCGCGGCAGCAGGCCGGAGATATCCTGGCGGAACTGGGACTGAAGGTTCAATAG
- a CDS encoding protein-L-isoaspartate O-methyltransferase family protein → MDFENQPLHRQIYARQILAKAGVSADARLFAAFAKVPREQFVGPPPWVYNDFRNYRELASTDPLVLYQDLLVGLDTGRGVNNGMPSLHAGALHALGIRDGETVAHLGAGTGYYTAIIAELVGPSGRVIAVEYDEALADKARQNLAGYTNVELVRGDATEWPKEDADVIYANFALDHPPAAWIDNLAVSGRTLFPLGFPATDHGRSSGFTRSAGFLMIDRRASGFGARFLQPVSFVWAEGQQPPPAGRHEGLAEAFRSRRGYQVRSLRWHRPPQGDEWYGEESWGLSFEEV, encoded by the coding sequence ATGGATTTCGAAAACCAGCCGTTGCACCGGCAGATCTACGCCCGCCAGATCCTGGCCAAGGCCGGCGTGAGTGCGGACGCGCGCCTTTTCGCTGCGTTCGCCAAGGTGCCGCGCGAACAATTCGTCGGCCCGCCGCCCTGGGTCTATAACGACTTTCGCAACTACCGCGAGCTCGCTTCCACCGATCCGCTGGTGCTTTACCAGGATCTGCTGGTCGGGCTGGATACGGGCCGGGGCGTCAACAACGGCATGCCGTCGCTGCATGCCGGGGCCCTTCACGCGCTCGGCATCCGCGACGGCGAGACGGTTGCGCATCTCGGTGCCGGGACCGGATATTACACGGCGATCATCGCCGAGCTGGTGGGGCCGTCCGGCCGGGTGATCGCCGTCGAATACGACGAGGCTCTCGCGGACAAGGCGCGGCAGAACCTGGCGGGCTACACGAATGTCGAACTCGTCCGTGGCGATGCGACAGAATGGCCGAAGGAGGACGCGGACGTGATCTACGCCAATTTCGCGCTGGACCACCCGCCGGCCGCCTGGATCGACAATCTGGCGGTCTCGGGGCGCACGCTCTTCCCGCTCGGCTTCCCGGCGACCGACCACGGCCGGTCGAGCGGTTTTACCCGTTCTGCGGGCTTCCTGATGATCGACCGGCGAGCGTCGGGTTTTGGCGCCAGGTTCCTGCAGCCGGTCTCCTTCGTCTGGGCGGAAGGCCAGCAGCCACCTCCGGCAGGTCGTCACGAGGGGCTGGCGGAAGCCTTCCGCTCCCGCCGCGGCTATCAGGTCCGCAGCCTGCGCTGGCATCGGCCGCCGCAGGGCGACGAATGGTACGGCGAGGAGTCCTGGGGGCTTTCGTTCGAGGAGGTGTGA
- a CDS encoding SDR family NAD(P)-dependent oxidoreductase, whose product MTIDLKGRIALVTGASRGIGYFTALALAKAGAHVIATARTVGGLEDLDDAIKAAGGTATLVPFDITDMAAIDKLGASIFERWGKLDILVANASILGVISPLGHIEAKVFEKVMLTNVTATWRLIRSVEPLLTKSDAGRALILSSGVASKAPAFWGAYSISKAAVENMARIWAAETAHTPLKVNIVNPGATRTAMRAQAMPGEDPETLPHPSEVAEKILFLASPDLQDTGRLFVVRDNKFVDFRAPE is encoded by the coding sequence ATGACTATCGATCTGAAGGGCAGGATCGCGCTGGTGACCGGAGCGTCGCGGGGCATCGGCTATTTCACGGCGCTCGCTCTGGCAAAAGCCGGCGCGCATGTGATTGCCACGGCCCGCACCGTCGGCGGTCTCGAGGATCTCGACGACGCGATCAAGGCGGCCGGCGGCACCGCCACGCTGGTTCCCTTCGACATCACCGACATGGCGGCGATCGACAAGCTCGGCGCCTCGATCTTCGAGCGCTGGGGCAAGCTCGACATTCTCGTGGCGAATGCCAGCATCCTCGGCGTCATCTCGCCGCTCGGCCATATCGAGGCAAAAGTGTTCGAAAAGGTGATGCTGACCAATGTCACGGCCACCTGGCGGCTGATCCGCTCGGTCGAGCCGCTGCTGACCAAATCCGATGCCGGCCGCGCGCTGATCCTGTCGTCGGGCGTCGCATCCAAGGCGCCGGCTTTCTGGGGCGCCTATTCGATCTCCAAGGCGGCCGTCGAGAACATGGCCCGCATCTGGGCTGCCGAGACCGCCCACACGCCGCTCAAGGTCAACATCGTCAATCCCGGCGCCACCCGCACCGCCATGCGCGCCCAGGCCATGCCCGGCGAAGACCCGGAAACCCTGCCGCATCCGTCGGAAGTGGCCGAAAAGATCCTCTTCCTCGCCTCCCCCGACCTTCAGGATACCGGTCGCCTGTTCGTCGTGCGCGACAACAAGTTCGTGGATTTCCGCGCACCGGAATAG
- a CDS encoding VOC family protein: MIDHMGIKVADFDRAKAFYDAAFAPLGASLLYMVPAEHTGGVKVGGYGRERPVYWLHEDKPAGGHSQHVAFTANNRAEVDAFYAAAMAAGGTDNGPPGLRAHYHPNYYGAFVFDPDGNNIEAVCHAPEGV, encoded by the coding sequence ATGATCGATCACATGGGCATCAAGGTCGCGGATTTCGACCGGGCCAAGGCATTCTACGACGCAGCCTTCGCGCCGCTCGGCGCCTCGCTGCTCTACATGGTGCCGGCCGAACATACGGGTGGCGTCAAGGTCGGTGGCTATGGACGCGAGCGGCCGGTCTACTGGCTGCATGAGGACAAGCCGGCAGGCGGCCATTCGCAGCACGTCGCGTTTACCGCCAACAACCGCGCCGAGGTGGACGCCTTCTATGCGGCGGCGATGGCCGCTGGTGGAACCGACAACGGCCCGCCCGGCCTGCGCGCGCATTACCACCCGAACTATTACGGCGCCTTCGTCTTCGACCCCGACGGCAACAATATCGAGGCGGTGTGTCACGCGCCGGAGGGTGTGTGA
- the cimA gene encoding citramalate synthase, whose translation MTRERIYLFDTTLRDGQQTPGVDFSVEDKIAISNLLDEFGLDYVEGGYPGANPTDTAFFSQKRTAKSKFVAFGMTKRAGISASNDPGLAVLLQAKSDATCFVAKSWDYHVRVALGCSNEENLESIRDSVEAARSAAKEALVDCEHFFDGYKANPEYALACAKTAYEAGARWVVLCDTNGGTQPGEIRAIVEAVIASGIPGTSLGIHAHDDTGQAVANSLAAIEAGCRQIQGTLNGIGERCGNANLVTIIATLALKDAYISRFETAIDAERLTGLTRLSHAFDELLNRSPNHQAPYVGASAFATKAGIHASALLKDPRTYEHVTPESVGNLRKVMVSDQGGKSNFINALKRRGIEVGKDDPKLDQLISIVKEREATGYAYEGADASFELLARRTLGTIPEFFAVEGFRVMVERRFDSHGRIKIVSEAVVKLVVDGQTLMSVAEGDGPVNALDRALRKDFGKYQHEIDDLVLADFKVRILNGGTEAITRVLIESIDGTGVRWWTVGVSENIIDASFQALMDSVIYKLMKNRELAGKIAAE comes from the coding sequence ATGACACGCGAACGCATCTATCTCTTCGACACCACGCTGCGCGACGGGCAACAAACCCCCGGCGTCGATTTTTCCGTCGAGGACAAGATCGCCATTTCCAACCTGCTGGACGAGTTCGGCCTCGATTACGTCGAGGGCGGTTATCCCGGCGCCAACCCGACCGACACCGCTTTTTTCTCGCAGAAGCGCACCGCGAAGTCGAAATTCGTCGCCTTCGGCATGACCAAGCGGGCCGGCATTTCCGCCTCCAACGATCCGGGCCTGGCCGTGCTGCTGCAGGCGAAAAGCGATGCCACCTGTTTCGTCGCCAAGAGCTGGGATTATCACGTCCGCGTCGCGCTCGGCTGTTCGAACGAGGAGAACCTCGAATCGATCCGCGACAGCGTCGAGGCAGCCCGCAGCGCTGCCAAGGAGGCGCTGGTCGACTGCGAGCATTTCTTCGACGGCTACAAGGCCAACCCCGAATATGCGCTTGCCTGCGCGAAGACCGCATATGAAGCGGGGGCGCGCTGGGTGGTGCTGTGCGACACCAATGGCGGCACCCAGCCAGGCGAGATCCGCGCCATCGTCGAGGCGGTCATTGCGTCCGGCATTCCGGGCACCTCGCTCGGCATCCATGCCCATGACGACACCGGCCAGGCGGTCGCCAATTCGCTGGCCGCGATCGAGGCGGGCTGTCGGCAGATCCAGGGCACGCTCAACGGCATCGGCGAACGCTGCGGCAATGCCAATCTCGTGACGATCATCGCGACGCTTGCCCTGAAGGACGCTTACATCAGCCGGTTCGAGACGGCGATCGATGCGGAACGGCTGACCGGCCTCACCCGCCTCAGCCACGCCTTCGACGAGCTGCTCAACCGCTCGCCGAACCACCAGGCGCCCTATGTCGGCGCATCCGCCTTCGCCACCAAGGCCGGCATCCATGCCTCGGCGCTGCTGAAGGACCCACGCACCTACGAACACGTGACGCCGGAAAGTGTCGGAAACCTCCGCAAGGTCATGGTGTCCGACCAGGGCGGCAAGTCGAACTTCATCAACGCGCTGAAGCGCCGCGGCATCGAGGTCGGCAAGGACGATCCGAAGCTCGACCAGCTGATCTCGATCGTCAAGGAACGCGAGGCGACCGGTTATGCCTATGAAGGCGCCGACGCGAGCTTCGAACTGCTCGCCCGCCGCACGCTCGGCACCATTCCGGAGTTCTTCGCGGTCGAAGGTTTTCGGGTGATGGTCGAGCGCCGGTTCGACAGCCACGGCCGTATCAAGATCGTCTCGGAAGCGGTGGTCAAACTCGTCGTCGACGGCCAGACGCTGATGTCGGTCGCCGAGGGCGACGGCCCGGTCAACGCGCTCGACCGGGCGCTGCGCAAGGATTTCGGCAAATACCAGCACGAGATCGACGACCTGGTGCTTGCCGACTTCAAGGTGCGTATCCTCAACGGCGGCACCGAGGCGATCACCCGCGTGCTGATCGAATCGATCGACGGCACCGGCGTGCGCTGGTGGACGGTCGGCGTCTCCGAAAACATCATCGACGCCTCGTTCCAGGCACTGATGGATTCGGTCATCTACAAGCTGATGAAGAACCGGGAGCTGGCGGGCAAGATCGCGGCCGAGTGA
- a CDS encoding GFA family protein: MTQIHTGGCQCGAVRYRAEGELGFPHLCHCRMCQKAAGNYFMPLGGVMYENFKLTRGEPAWFRSSETVRRGFCEKCGTPLFYDGSSDHISITLGSLDDPQSVKPELQTNLAHKVSWFGELDQLQHDVAMDMTEEQEKTVSASSNQHPDHDTEVWPRGNRHAEGQS; this comes from the coding sequence ATGACCCAGATCCACACCGGCGGGTGTCAGTGCGGCGCTGTGAGATACCGGGCGGAAGGGGAGCTCGGATTTCCGCATCTGTGCCATTGCCGCATGTGCCAGAAGGCGGCGGGCAATTATTTCATGCCGCTCGGCGGGGTGATGTATGAAAACTTCAAGCTGACGCGCGGCGAGCCGGCCTGGTTCCGGTCGTCGGAAACGGTGCGGCGCGGGTTCTGCGAGAAATGCGGCACGCCGCTCTTTTATGACGGGTCGAGCGATCATATCAGCATCACGCTCGGTTCGCTCGACGATCCGCAATCGGTGAAGCCGGAGCTGCAGACCAATCTTGCCCATAAGGTGTCCTGGTTCGGCGAACTCGACCAGCTGCAGCACGATGTCGCCATGGACATGACCGAGGAACAGGAAAAGACTGTCTCGGCCAGCAGTAACCAGCACCCCGACCACGACACCGAGGTCTGGCCGCGAGGCAATCGACATGCGGAGGGTCAATCATGA
- a CDS encoding IS5 family transposase, whose protein sequence is MWNPTTRRQYSRKQPRYETDLTDAEWAVIAPLLPQPAPRGRKPAWPLREIINAIFYVLRGGIPWRLIPKDLPPKSTVFGYFCRWRDTGVFTRINHCLVMADRERTGRQASPSAAVLDSQSVKTTESGGPRGYDAGKKIKGRKRQAMVDMDGRALVLDPQPADVQDRDGAIPVLRLSRKSFPFVAKAFADMGYSGDRPQNATLVDVEIVRKPKDQVGFAVHPKRWVVERFFAWISRNRRLWKDPEATIKSAKAFLYAASIMTLVRRIARRS, encoded by the coding sequence ATGTGGAACCCGACCACCCGGCGGCAGTATAGTCGCAAACAGCCACGATACGAAACCGACCTGACGGACGCGGAATGGGCGGTGATAGCGCCCCTTCTTCCGCAGCCTGCGCCAAGGGGGCGTAAGCCAGCTTGGCCGCTGCGGGAGATCATCAACGCCATTTTTTACGTTCTGCGGGGCGGCATTCCCTGGCGTCTCATCCCGAAAGACCTGCCGCCCAAGAGCACGGTTTTCGGGTATTTCTGCCGCTGGCGTGACACTGGTGTCTTCACGCGGATCAATCACTGCCTCGTCATGGCGGATCGCGAGCGGACCGGCCGCCAGGCCTCTCCAAGTGCTGCTGTGTTGGATAGCCAGAGTGTCAAAACCACCGAGAGCGGCGGTCCGCGTGGATATGATGCGGGTAAAAAGATCAAAGGCCGCAAGCGACAAGCAATGGTCGATATGGATGGACGTGCTCTCGTGCTTGATCCTCAACCGGCCGACGTTCAGGATCGCGATGGTGCCATCCCGGTTCTGCGACTGTCTCGGAAGTCCTTCCCGTTCGTTGCCAAGGCATTTGCCGACATGGGATACTCTGGCGACAGGCCGCAAAATGCGACACTGGTCGACGTCGAGATCGTCCGCAAGCCGAAGGATCAGGTCGGCTTTGCCGTTCATCCAAAGCGTTGGGTTGTCGAGCGCTTCTTCGCTTGGATCAGCCGAAACCGGCGGCTATGGAAAGACCCGGAAGCAACCATCAAGTCCGCCAAGGCCTTCCTTTATGCCGCATCCATCATGACCCTCGTCAGACGGATCGCACGCCGCTCGTGA
- the cysS gene encoding cysteine--tRNA ligase produces MSASLKFYNTLTREKTAFSPIDPQNVRMYVCGPTVYDYAHIGNARPAIVFDVLFRLLRHVYGEAHVTYARNITDVDDKINARALRDHPGLPLNEAIRLVTEKTETQYHEDVALLGNLEPTVEPRATDTIAEMIEIIEKLIGNGHAYVAKGEVLFDTKSMADYGQLSKRPLDEQQAGARVAVDAHKKNPSDFVLWKLSSHNEPGWESPWGRGRPGWHIECSAMSRRYLGEVFDIHGGGLDLIFPHHENEIAQSRCAHGTEVMANVWMHNGFVQVEGRKMSKSEGNFITIYDLLHTEKFGGRQWPGEVLRLAMLMTHYREPIDFSVKRLEEAERLLAKWPATEASGAAPCDTVINALADDLNTVAAVQALHALAQEAHGDPDALAVFAASAAFLGVLPEKTEVDEALASAVDALVALRLEMLKAKNFAEADKIRNELSDKGIQLKDGKDPATGERVTTWEVKR; encoded by the coding sequence ATGAGCGCCTCGCTCAAGTTCTACAACACCCTGACCCGTGAAAAGACGGCGTTCTCGCCGATCGACCCCCAGAACGTGCGCATGTATGTCTGCGGCCCGACGGTCTATGATTATGCCCATATCGGCAATGCCCGACCGGCCATCGTCTTCGACGTGCTCTTCCGGCTGCTCCGCCATGTCTATGGCGAGGCCCACGTCACCTATGCCCGCAACATCACCGACGTCGACGACAAGATCAACGCGCGGGCGCTGCGCGACCATCCCGGCCTGCCGCTCAACGAGGCGATCCGCCTCGTCACGGAAAAGACCGAGACGCAGTACCACGAGGACGTTGCCCTGCTCGGCAATCTGGAGCCGACCGTCGAGCCGCGTGCCACCGACACCATTGCCGAGATGATCGAGATCATCGAGAAGCTGATCGGCAACGGTCATGCCTATGTGGCAAAAGGCGAAGTGCTTTTCGATACCAAGTCGATGGCCGACTACGGCCAGCTTTCCAAGCGTCCGCTCGACGAACAGCAGGCCGGCGCCCGCGTCGCCGTCGATGCGCACAAGAAAAATCCGAGCGATTTCGTGCTGTGGAAGCTCTCCTCCCACAACGAACCCGGCTGGGAAAGCCCCTGGGGCCGCGGCCGTCCGGGCTGGCATATCGAGTGCTCGGCGATGAGCCGGCGTTATCTCGGCGAGGTGTTCGACATCCATGGCGGCGGACTCGACCTGATCTTCCCGCACCATGAGAACGAGATCGCCCAGTCGCGCTGCGCCCATGGCACGGAGGTGATGGCGAATGTCTGGATGCATAACGGCTTCGTGCAGGTCGAAGGCCGCAAGATGTCGAAGTCCGAGGGCAATTTCATCACCATCTACGACCTGCTGCACACCGAAAAATTCGGCGGACGCCAATGGCCGGGCGAGGTGCTGCGGCTTGCCATGCTGATGACGCACTACCGCGAGCCGATCGACTTTTCGGTGAAGCGGCTGGAAGAGGCCGAGCGCCTTCTCGCCAAGTGGCCGGCGACGGAGGCTTCCGGTGCCGCGCCTTGCGATACGGTGATCAACGCGCTTGCCGACGACCTCAACACGGTCGCCGCCGTGCAGGCGCTGCACGCGCTGGCGCAGGAGGCCCACGGCGACCCGGACGCACTTGCGGTGTTTGCGGCCAGTGCGGCGTTTCTCGGCGTGCTGCCTGAGAAAACCGAGGTCGACGAGGCGCTGGCGTCCGCCGTCGATGCGCTGGTCGCCCTGCGGCTCGAAATGCTCAAGGCGAAAAATTTCGCCGAGGCCGACAAGATCCGCAACGAACTGTCGGACAAGGGCATCCAGCTCAAGGACGGCAAGGACCCGGCGACAGGCGAGAGGGTGACGACCTGGGAGGTGAAGCGGTAA